In Hyphomicrobiales bacterium, a single window of DNA contains:
- the ccmB gene encoding heme exporter protein CcmB: MSALFVREIRLAVRVGGGALMGVLFFLTVVTVIPFGIGPDLKLLARIGPAILWIGALLATLLGLDRLFQTEREDGTLDLILLGEHPLELVVFVKAMAHWVATGLPLVLAAPILAIFVNLEPLAIGAVVVTLAVGTPALTLVGAIGAALTVSLRRGGVLLAILVLPLTIPVLIFGVSAANAAITQPTPFLTPFLFMCALSLMSAVLGPVAAAAALRLAAE; encoded by the coding sequence ATGTCGGCCCTGTTCGTGCGCGAGATCCGCCTTGCCGTGCGCGTCGGCGGCGGCGCGCTGATGGGCGTGCTGTTCTTCCTCACCGTGGTGACGGTCATTCCCTTCGGCATCGGCCCCGACCTCAAGCTTCTCGCCCGCATCGGCCCGGCCATCCTGTGGATCGGCGCCCTGCTCGCCACCCTGCTCGGCCTCGACCGGCTGTTTCAGACCGAGCGTGAGGACGGCACCCTCGATCTCATCCTGCTCGGGGAGCACCCGCTCGAACTGGTCGTCTTCGTCAAGGCGATGGCGCACTGGGTGGCGACCGGCCTGCCGCTGGTGCTTGCCGCCCCGATCCTGGCAATCTTCGTCAATCTTGAACCGCTGGCGATCGGCGCCGTCGTCGTCACGCTTGCTGTCGGCACCCCGGCGCTCACCCTGGTCGGCGCGATCGGCGCAGCGCTCACCGTATCGCTGAGGCGTGGCGGCGTGCTTCTGGCGATCCTCGTTCTGCCGCTGACGATCCCGGTGCTTATCTTCGGCGTTTCCGCCGCCAACGCGGCGATCACCCAGCCGACGCCGTTCCTGACGCCGTTCCTCTTCATGTGCGCCCTGTCGCTGATGTCGGCAGTCCTCGGACCCGTTGCGGCGGCCGCGGCCCTGCGCTTGGCAGCGGAATAG
- a CDS encoding heme transporter HemC gives MTDTTASTSRLWALANPTRFLGFVDRLLPWLIGLTVVTFVVGLYLSFFYAPADYQQGNTVRIMFIHVPAAWLAMFAYTMMSISSVGLLVWKHPLADVSAKSAAPVGAAFTFLSLITGSLWGKPMWGTWWEWDARMTSVLILFIMYLGLIALWRSIEDPIRAGKAAAVLVLVGFVNIPIIKFSVEWWNTLHQPASVMRLDGPTIHHTILIPLLAMAIAFTLLFTVLHLMVMRNEILRRRIRTLRMLEASNAGAE, from the coding sequence ATGACTGACACCACCGCCTCAACCAGCCGCCTTTGGGCACTCGCAAACCCGACCCGTTTCCTGGGTTTCGTGGATCGCCTGCTGCCGTGGCTCATCGGCCTGACGGTCGTCACTTTCGTCGTCGGACTGTATCTGTCGTTCTTCTACGCGCCGGCGGACTACCAGCAGGGCAACACCGTGCGGATCATGTTCATCCATGTTCCCGCCGCCTGGCTCGCCATGTTCGCCTATACGATGATGTCGATCTCCTCGGTCGGCCTCCTCGTGTGGAAGCACCCGCTCGCCGATGTTTCGGCCAAGAGTGCCGCGCCGGTCGGTGCGGCCTTCACATTCCTGTCGCTGATCACCGGCTCGCTCTGGGGCAAGCCGATGTGGGGCACCTGGTGGGAATGGGACGCCCGCATGACCTCGGTGTTGATCCTGTTCATCATGTATCTCGGCCTGATTGCGCTGTGGCGCTCGATCGAGGATCCGATCCGCGCCGGCAAGGCCGCCGCCGTGCTCGTCCTCGTCGGCTTCGTCAACATCCCGATCATCAAGTTCTCGGTCGAATGGTGGAACACGCTGCACCAACCGGCCAGCGTCATGCGCCTCGACGGCCCGACGATCCATCACACCATCCTCATCCCGTTGCTCGCCATGGCCATTGCGTTCACGCTCCTGTTCACGGTGTTGCATCTGATGGTGATGCGCAACGAGATCCTGCGCCGCCGTATTCGCACGCTGCGCATGCTCGAAGCCTCCAACGCCGGAGCGGAGTGA
- the ccmD gene encoding heme exporter protein CcmD has product MFELGRHAGFIIASYGIALAVVIALIVWIRVDYGIQRRLLAELEARGMRRRSDHRDEKHS; this is encoded by the coding sequence ATGTTCGAACTCGGCCGCCACGCCGGCTTTATCATCGCCTCCTACGGCATCGCGCTTGCGGTGGTGATCGCGCTGATCGTCTGGATCCGCGTCGACTATGGCATCCAGCGCCGCCTGCTCGCCGAGCTTGAGGCCCGCGGCATGCGCCGCCGTTCCGACCATCGTGACGAGAAACACTCATGA
- a CDS encoding DsbE family thiol:disulfide interchange protein, which translates to MSDSNDEPTGGEDTPRKGPSLLVLLPLVIFAGMVALFFYQLSAGRDPSILPSALIHKQAPQFDLGPLPGVTLNGKEVPGLKRADLDGKVTLLNFWASWCVPCRQEHPILLELQKDSRFQLVGINVRDSETAARGYLVDHENPFERIGFDTTYRSAIEFGVTGQPETFIIDKFGCIRHKQIGPLYTKLLNDTVLPLIDKALGETEPAEGCTPPTSAGS; encoded by the coding sequence ATGAGCGACAGCAACGACGAACCGACGGGCGGCGAAGACACCCCGCGCAAAGGCCCTTCGCTGCTGGTACTGCTGCCGCTGGTGATCTTCGCCGGCATGGTGGCGCTGTTTTTCTACCAGCTCAGTGCCGGCCGCGATCCCTCGATCCTGCCGTCCGCGCTGATCCACAAGCAGGCGCCGCAGTTCGACCTCGGCCCGCTTCCGGGCGTCACACTGAACGGCAAGGAAGTCCCCGGCCTCAAGCGCGCCGATCTCGACGGCAAGGTGACGCTGTTGAACTTCTGGGCCTCGTGGTGCGTGCCCTGCCGTCAGGAACACCCGATCCTGCTTGAACTGCAGAAGGACAGCCGCTTCCAGCTCGTCGGCATCAATGTCCGCGACAGCGAAACCGCCGCCCGCGGTTATCTCGTCGACCACGAGAACCCGTTCGAGCGCATCGGCTTCGACACGACCTATCGTTCGGCGATCGAGTTCGGCGTCACCGGCCAGCCGGAAACTTTCATCATCGACAAGTTCGGCTGCATCCGCCACAAGCAGATCGGACCGCTCTACACCAAGCTGTTGAACGACACGGTGCTGCCGCTGATCGACAAGGCGCTTGGCGAGACGGAACCGGCCGAGGGCTGCACGCCGCCCACATCCGCCGGTTCATGA
- a CDS encoding NUDIX hydrolase, translated as MTDGTDDPLGNFIRAVPDGDNIERAVCRDCGFVAYENPKIVVGSVVRAGGQILMCRRAIEPAYGLWTLPAGYLELNETPEDGARREAIEEASADIRIDRLLAVYTVPRISQVQLIYRATLLGPIAPGPESLEVALFDEADIPWDEIAFPTVHWALGHDAEVLAGAAVAPFGNPPGATGDVMPKR; from the coding sequence ATGACCGACGGCACCGACGACCCTCTCGGCAATTTCATCCGCGCCGTTCCCGACGGCGACAATATCGAGCGGGCCGTCTGCCGCGATTGCGGCTTTGTCGCCTATGAAAACCCGAAAATCGTCGTCGGTTCGGTCGTTCGCGCCGGCGGACAAATCCTGATGTGCCGTCGCGCCATCGAACCGGCCTACGGTCTGTGGACGCTGCCCGCCGGCTATCTCGAACTCAACGAAACGCCCGAGGACGGCGCCCGGCGCGAGGCCATCGAGGAAGCGAGCGCCGACATTCGCATCGACCGCCTGCTCGCGGTCTACACCGTGCCGCGCATCTCGCAGGTCCAGTTGATCTATCGCGCGACACTGCTCGGCCCCATTGCCCCAGGCCCCGAAAGCCTCGAAGTCGCGCTGTTCGATGAAGCCGATATCCCGTGGGACGAAATCGCCTTCCCGACAGTCCACTGGGCGCTTGGCCACGATGCCGAGGTGCTGGCCGGCGCCGCAGTTGCCCCATTCGGCAACCCGCCCGGCGCGACCGGCGACGTGATGCCGAAACGGTGA
- a CDS encoding DUF1223 domain-containing protein, translating into MQIRFGIFASGLLALSALMMAQQSAHAAAKAVVELFTSQGCSSCPPADKLAGKLAEDNDLIVLTLPVDYWDYLGWKDTLANGKFSARQKAYAQSRGDTAIYTPQMVVNGREHVIGSDKNAVEISVTRQINRFHGLPVAVTMTTKDDAIVIDVAGADDAPDTATVWLATLDKTRSVEIKRGENRGLTATYFNVVHELQPVGMWKGRAERFELPRNEILDADSNKGCAVIVQIDRRGLPGAIVGAAMLRD; encoded by the coding sequence ATGCAGATTCGTTTCGGTATCTTCGCCAGCGGCTTGCTCGCCCTCTCGGCCCTGATGATGGCGCAGCAGAGCGCACACGCCGCCGCAAAAGCCGTGGTCGAACTGTTCACCAGTCAGGGCTGTTCGAGCTGCCCGCCGGCCGACAAGCTCGCCGGCAAGCTCGCCGAAGACAATGACCTGATCGTCCTTACCCTGCCGGTCGATTACTGGGATTATCTCGGCTGGAAGGACACGCTTGCGAACGGCAAGTTCAGCGCCCGCCAGAAAGCCTATGCGCAAAGCCGTGGCGACACCGCGATCTACACACCGCAAATGGTGGTCAACGGCCGCGAACACGTCATCGGAAGCGACAAAAACGCTGTCGAAATTTCGGTAACCCGCCAGATCAACCGCTTTCATGGCCTGCCGGTCGCCGTGACCATGACGACCAAGGACGACGCCATCGTCATCGACGTCGCCGGAGCGGACGACGCACCCGACACCGCCACCGTCTGGCTCGCGACGCTCGACAAGACGCGCAGCGTGGAAATCAAGCGGGGCGAAAACCGCGGCCTCACCGCCACCTACTTCAACGTCGTCCACGAACTTCAGCCGGTTGGCATGTGGAAAGGCCGCGCCGAGCGGTTCGAACTGCCGCGTAACGAAATCCTCGACGCCGACAGCAACAAGGGCTGCGCCGTCATCGTCCAGATCGATCGCCGAGGCCTTCCCGGCGCGATTGTCGGCGCAGCGATGCTGCGCGACTGA
- a CDS encoding molecular chaperone HtpG, whose product MSPSTDTTSRPQEAHKFEAEVSRLLHLMVHSVYSNKDIFLRELISNAADACEKLRQLSLVDPALVAGESEFGITVSANVEEKTLTVADNGIGMSHEELIANLGTIARSGTGAFLEGLEKSEDRTAFIGQFGVGFYASFMVAAEVEVISRRAGSSDAWSWRSDGKGTFTVEAVEGDAAPARGTRVILHLLDDALDYAEDATIERIVRDYSAHVPVPITLMRKDAEEPEQIADGSALWRKSRSSVTEEEYKEFYGHVGGLYDEPALTLHYKAEGRQEYSVLLFVPSTKPFDLFDPSRKGRVRLYVRRVFISDEVELLPPWLRFVRGVIDSDDLPLNLSRELLQDNPILDSIRKGVTNRVLSELEKLAEKDAEAYAKVWEAFGAVLKEGLYEDPARRDALFKLARFQTTKGDGWRTLAEIVTDMRENQTALFYAVGEDRAALEKSPHLEGFRARDIEVLLLTDPVDAFWVRTALGFDGKPFHSITQGSADLDAIPVSEDAPAGEAGDEAAIAGLVAALKTALGETAGDVRVSERLAASPVCLVAADFGPDRQLERLLAQQEGGAKQAPVLEINPRHGLIKVLADKLAAGGDLGATPSMLFGLARILDGDAPDDPSAFAEEMAKLIEAACAG is encoded by the coding sequence ATGAGTCCGTCTACGGATACGACATCGCGTCCGCAGGAGGCGCATAAATTCGAGGCCGAGGTTTCCCGCCTGCTGCACCTGATGGTGCATTCGGTCTATTCGAACAAGGACATCTTCCTGCGCGAGCTGATCTCGAACGCGGCAGATGCCTGCGAGAAGCTGCGCCAGTTGTCTCTGGTCGACCCGGCGCTTGTCGCCGGCGAAAGCGAATTCGGCATCACGGTCTCGGCGAATGTCGAGGAAAAGACGCTGACGGTGGCCGACAACGGTATCGGCATGAGCCACGAAGAGCTTATCGCCAATCTCGGCACGATCGCACGCTCGGGCACCGGCGCTTTCCTCGAGGGTCTTGAGAAGAGCGAAGACAGGACCGCCTTCATCGGCCAGTTCGGTGTCGGCTTCTATGCCTCCTTCATGGTCGCGGCCGAGGTTGAGGTGATCTCCCGCCGCGCCGGATCGAGCGACGCCTGGTCGTGGCGCTCGGATGGCAAGGGGACTTTCACGGTCGAGGCGGTCGAGGGCGACGCTGCGCCGGCGCGCGGCACGCGGGTGATCCTGCATCTGCTGGACGATGCGCTCGACTATGCCGAGGATGCGACCATCGAGCGGATCGTGCGCGATTATTCGGCTCATGTGCCGGTGCCGATCACGCTTATGCGCAAGGACGCGGAAGAGCCGGAGCAGATCGCCGACGGGTCGGCGCTGTGGCGCAAGTCGCGTTCCTCGGTCACGGAAGAGGAATACAAGGAATTCTACGGCCATGTCGGCGGGCTCTATGACGAGCCGGCGCTGACGCTGCACTACAAGGCGGAAGGGCGGCAGGAATACTCCGTGCTGCTGTTCGTGCCCTCGACCAAGCCGTTCGACCTGTTCGATCCGAGCCGCAAGGGCCGGGTGCGGCTCTATGTGCGGCGCGTGTTCATCAGCGACGAGGTCGAGCTGCTGCCGCCGTGGCTGCGTTTCGTGCGCGGTGTGATCGATTCCGATGACCTGCCGCTCAATCTTTCGCGCGAACTTCTGCAGGACAACCCGATTCTCGATTCGATCAGGAAGGGCGTCACCAACCGCGTTCTGTCGGAACTCGAAAAACTCGCCGAGAAGGATGCCGAGGCCTATGCCAAGGTCTGGGAGGCTTTCGGCGCGGTGCTGAAGGAAGGTCTCTACGAGGACCCGGCACGGCGCGATGCGCTGTTCAAGTTGGCTCGCTTCCAGACCACCAAGGGTGACGGCTGGCGGACGCTTGCCGAGATCGTCACCGATATGCGCGAGAACCAGACGGCGCTTTTCTATGCAGTCGGAGAGGACCGCGCGGCGCTTGAAAAGAGCCCGCATCTGGAAGGGTTCCGGGCGCGCGATATCGAAGTGCTGCTGCTGACCGATCCGGTCGATGCCTTCTGGGTGCGTACCGCGCTTGGTTTCGACGGCAAGCCGTTCCATTCGATCACGCAAGGATCCGCCGATCTCGACGCCATTCCGGTCAGCGAAGATGCGCCGGCCGGTGAGGCGGGCGACGAAGCGGCCATTGCCGGTCTTGTTGCCGCGCTGAAGACCGCGCTTGGCGAGACGGCAGGCGATGTACGGGTGTCGGAACGCCTCGCGGCGAGCCCGGTCTGCCTTGTGGCGGCGGATTTCGGCCCCGACCGTCAGCTCGAGCGGCTTCTGGCGCAGCAGGAGGGCGGTGCCAAACAGGCGCCGGTGCTCGAGATAAATCCGCGTCACGGGCTCATCAAGGTGCTGGCCGACAAGCTGGCAGCCGGCGGCGATCTCGGTGCGACGCCGTCGATGCTGTTCGGTCTTGCGCGCATTCTCGACGGCGATGCGCCGGACGATCCGTCGGCCTTTGCCGAGGAGATGGCAAAGCTGATCGAGGCCGCCTGCGCGGGCTGA